Proteins found in one Vallitalea guaymasensis genomic segment:
- a CDS encoding SPL family radical SAM protein codes for MDFVQARTIITKTKKPDYWFGYEYNMNIYRGCNHGCIYCDSRSECYHIENFSEVKAKENALEIIRDQLRRKVKKGVIGCGGMSDPYNPYEKDMLLTRNALELINAYGFGIVIATKSSLITRDIDVIQDINRHSPVCMILTITTADDDLSKIIEPNVNVSSKRFEALATLADNGIYTGILLMPVLPYINDTEENIKSIVDRAHEAGVKFIYPYFGVTLRQNQRCYYYDKLDEHFPGIKEKYIEQYGNRYRCSSSNYKKLWNVFQKSCKDYNILYRMSDIISAYKANSRQVQLSLFDY; via the coding sequence ATGGATTTTGTACAAGCTAGAACAATTATAACTAAGACTAAAAAACCTGATTATTGGTTTGGTTATGAATACAATATGAATATATATAGAGGCTGTAATCATGGGTGTATCTATTGTGATTCTAGAAGCGAATGTTATCATATTGAAAATTTCAGTGAAGTAAAGGCTAAAGAAAATGCATTAGAAATTATTAGAGATCAATTAAGGAGAAAAGTTAAAAAGGGAGTAATAGGTTGTGGAGGGATGAGTGACCCCTATAATCCTTATGAAAAGGATATGTTACTTACTAGAAATGCTCTAGAATTAATAAATGCATATGGTTTTGGTATAGTAATAGCCACAAAAAGTTCTTTGATAACTAGAGATATAGATGTTATACAAGATATAAATAGGCATTCTCCAGTATGTATGATACTGACTATAACAACTGCTGATGATGATTTAAGTAAGATAATTGAACCTAATGTTAATGTATCGTCAAAAAGATTTGAGGCACTAGCGACCCTAGCTGATAATGGTATATATACTGGAATTCTTCTAATGCCAGTTTTACCCTATATTAACGATACTGAAGAAAATATTAAATCAATTGTTGATAGGGCACATGAAGCAGGAGTAAAATTCATATATCCTTATTTTGGTGTGACATTACGACAGAATCAAAGGTGTTATTACTATGATAAGTTAGATGAACATTTTCCAGGTATAAAGGAAAAATATATTGAACAATATGGTAATAGATATAGGTGCAGCAGCAGTAATTATAAAAAGTTATGGAATGTATTTCAAAAATCTTGTAAGGATTATAATATATTATATAGGATGAGTGATATTATTAGTGCTTACAAAGCTAATTCTAGGCAGGTTCAGCTTAGCTTATTTGATTATTGA
- a CDS encoding N-acetyltransferase yields the protein MDFITLTSNNIEDEHICCAISDKKSIEGYKAKKKWLAEQIDKGYVFTKLDVRGKVFIEYCPSEIAFLPIIADGYMVINCFWVSGKYKGCGYGKKLLDKCIQDSREKNKKGIVVLCSDKKRPFVSDKKFFVKHGFQVIDTAHPYFELLYLTLDDNADKPKFIGTAKEGRCDDNGGFKVYYSNQCPYMNYYINLQRNISQEHGIKYETILIDSKEEARKCPSPFTIYSLFYRGKFITQELTAEKKFTKIIEELEGK from the coding sequence ATGGATTTTATAACTTTGACAAGCAATAACATTGAAGATGAGCATATATGTTGTGCAATTTCAGATAAAAAATCAATTGAAGGATATAAAGCCAAGAAAAAGTGGTTAGCAGAACAGATTGATAAAGGATATGTCTTTACTAAACTTGATGTTAGAGGTAAAGTATTTATTGAATACTGTCCTTCAGAGATTGCTTTTTTGCCAATAATAGCTGATGGCTATATGGTTATTAACTGTTTTTGGGTATCAGGTAAATATAAAGGATGCGGCTATGGTAAAAAACTGTTAGATAAATGTATACAGGATAGCAGGGAAAAAAACAAAAAGGGAATAGTGGTACTTTGCAGTGATAAAAAAAGACCTTTTGTTTCAGATAAAAAATTTTTTGTTAAACATGGTTTTCAGGTCATTGATACAGCACATCCTTATTTTGAATTACTATATTTAACTTTAGATGATAATGCCGATAAACCCAAATTTATTGGGACAGCAAAAGAAGGTAGATGTGATGATAATGGTGGATTCAAAGTATATTACTCCAATCAATGTCCGTATATGAATTATTATATAAATCTACAAAGGAATATTAGCCAAGAACATGGTATAAAATATGAGACAATACTTATTGATAGTAAAGAAGAAGCAAGAAAATGTCCATCACCATTTACAATTTATTCTTTATTTTATAGAGGCAAATTTATAACTCAAGAATTAACAGCTGAGAAAAAGTTCACTAAAATTATTGAAGAACTAGAGGGAAAATAA
- a CDS encoding MATE family efflux transporter yields the protein MNNHLKTDTLTIKEINKMAIPLIFNSVIGMLIGLIDTAMIGRISLDAFGAVGLISTTINSITGVLGAIAIAFNIAGAKNKGEGNTKGLIDNFLSGILTSIIIGLSIWFILLGFGNRLLQMIFGLEDVILQESISYMNLFGITICLNMILFMFSSLFKIINTTKYLFIGNITATITNVILNYILIFGKLGFEPMGVRGAGIASVISLVLNIVIYISIIYIKKLLIVNDILSIDKMIKNGIILLKNSLALLGQEILESTILVICINAILSRIGVLELSIYTLLSSIVSIVLMPMYSYASTALTLVSKNYSQKQYGRMLLIPKYSLKLAMIFCISLSAILIIFKVNVVTLITNDYKLISYSLQYFIIALCSCLFSIPNNIYKYSLQGIGDDKWVLLNAAVINVIGIGFIWFLSIALEMGIYGVYIGITFNYIILSFSNNYRFNHRIVLYSEKSI from the coding sequence TTGAATAATCATTTAAAAACAGATACTTTAACAATCAAAGAAATTAATAAAATGGCAATACCCCTTATATTTAATTCGGTAATTGGTATGTTAATAGGACTTATAGATACAGCTATGATAGGAAGAATATCACTAGATGCTTTTGGAGCTGTTGGATTAATTAGTACAACCATTAACAGTATTACTGGAGTGTTAGGGGCTATCGCAATAGCGTTCAATATAGCTGGAGCTAAAAACAAAGGTGAAGGAAATACTAAAGGGTTAATAGATAACTTTTTATCGGGTATTTTAACCAGTATAATCATAGGATTATCAATATGGTTTATATTATTGGGATTTGGGAATAGATTACTTCAAATGATTTTTGGATTAGAAGATGTAATATTGCAAGAATCTATTTCTTACATGAATCTGTTTGGCATAACCATTTGTTTGAATATGATACTGTTCATGTTTTCATCATTATTTAAAATAATTAATACAACTAAATATTTGTTTATTGGTAATATAACAGCTACTATAACTAATGTAATACTTAATTATATATTAATCTTCGGTAAATTAGGATTTGAGCCTATGGGAGTTAGAGGAGCAGGTATTGCATCAGTTATATCATTGGTATTAAATATAGTAATATATATTAGTATCATATATATAAAGAAGTTATTGATAGTTAATGATATCTTATCCATTGATAAAATGATAAAAAATGGAATCATATTATTAAAAAATTCTTTGGCTTTGTTGGGTCAAGAAATATTGGAATCCACAATATTAGTGATATGTATTAATGCCATATTATCACGTATAGGAGTATTGGAATTATCTATTTATACATTGTTGTCAAGTATAGTCAGTATCGTGTTAATGCCAATGTATTCTTATGCTTCAACAGCATTAACTCTTGTTAGTAAAAATTATAGTCAAAAACAATATGGGAGAATGCTTTTAATACCTAAATATTCATTAAAATTGGCTATGATATTCTGTATTAGTCTTTCTGCTATATTAATAATTTTTAAAGTAAATGTAGTAACGTTAATAACCAACGATTACAAGTTAATAAGTTATAGTCTTCAGTATTTTATAATTGCATTGTGTTCTTGTTTATTTAGCATACCTAATAATATATATAAATATAGTTTGCAAGGTATTGGGGATGATAAATGGGTGTTGCTTAATGCAGCAGTAATCAATGTTATAGGCATAGGATTTATTTGGTTTTTAAGTATAGCATTAGAAATGGGTATTTATGGAGTTTATATTGGCATTACGTTCAATTATATTATATTAAGTTTTAGTAATAACTATAGATTTAACCATAGAATTGTTTTATATTCAGAAAAAAGTATCTAG
- a CDS encoding AraC family transcriptional regulator, whose product MNNFEIPILFDEKIFYEFNNSDRFLSLSYNKIAGSKRMFVPHFHTFYEVYYLKEGSANYLIEGELLSVKAGDVLLIKPYLLHKTLYPDSSKNVRYLISFNEAYFNYLPEDDISWFLQIFRQSCPIIRLDTDTKRKWDQKLQIIKMEAKEKRSGYNFRIHSIMQELFLTINDKDNSKPIINQNLTTTEQKILEVIGYIHSHYEEKLTLQLLAERFYISSYYLSHRFKYITGYTLIEYIQLIRIKKAQELLETTKLRTIDICENCGFGSISQFNRVFKKVCGISPGKYRRTIK is encoded by the coding sequence GTGAATAATTTTGAGATACCTATTTTATTTGATGAAAAGATATTTTATGAATTTAATAATAGCGATAGATTCTTATCTTTATCTTACAATAAGATTGCTGGCAGCAAGAGGATGTTTGTTCCTCATTTCCATACATTCTATGAAGTCTATTATCTTAAGGAAGGAAGCGCTAATTATCTGATAGAAGGTGAACTATTAAGTGTTAAAGCTGGAGATGTTTTATTGATAAAACCTTATTTGTTGCATAAGACACTTTATCCTGATAGCTCTAAGAATGTTAGATATCTGATAAGTTTTAATGAAGCTTATTTTAACTATTTGCCTGAAGATGATATTAGCTGGTTTTTGCAAATTTTTAGGCAATCTTGTCCAATAATTAGATTAGATACAGATACAAAAAGGAAATGGGATCAGAAACTACAAATAATTAAGATGGAAGCAAAGGAAAAAAGAAGTGGTTATAATTTTAGAATACATTCTATAATGCAAGAATTATTTCTTACTATTAATGATAAAGATAATTCAAAACCAATAATAAATCAAAATTTAACTACTACAGAACAAAAGATTCTTGAGGTAATAGGTTATATCCATAGTCATTATGAAGAAAAATTAACCCTACAATTACTAGCAGAAAGATTCTATATCAGTTCTTACTATTTATCTCATAGATTCAAGTATATTACTGGTTATACTTTGATTGAATATATTCAACTGATACGAATAAAAAAAGCACAGGAACTATTAGAAACAACCAAGCTAAGAACAATAGATATATGTGAAAATTGTGGATTCGGTAGCATATCACAATTCAATAGAGTTTTTAAAAAGGTGTGTGGCATATCACCTGGTAAATATAGAAGAACCATTAAATGA
- a CDS encoding tagaturonate reductase: MNLSKETISTTKYKERVLQFGEGNFLRAFADWIIHKMNQDDIFNGSIVVVQPIEEGLVSTLNEQNGLYTLFLQGINEGKQISSCEVISSISRGINPYTDYNDYLETAKNKDMRFIISNTTESGIYLEPEDEYAGIQKSFPGKLTKWLHHRFKHFEGDINKGMIIMPCELINRNGDKLKQIILELIDIWKLEDSFKEWIINHNEFCNTLVDRIVPGYPRDRIEEINKKLGYIDRLVVEGEYFHLWVIEAPSWVKKEFPADLINLNVKFVNDMTLYRTRKVRILNGAHTSLVPVSYLYGLRTVRDSVMDESIGQYITDTIFDEIIPTLSLPKAELDNFANAVIDRFKNPYIQHYLISIALNSISKYKTRVLPSLLSYIEDKNELPQKLVFSLASLIYFYKGNIDGEIIPLNDDKDILANFSNLWNTYKASQEDSYEIIASTILSNKAYWDIDLTRINGLKELVAYYLEIIDRQGMQEAIKEVL; encoded by the coding sequence ATGAATCTTTCAAAAGAAACAATTAGTACCACTAAGTATAAAGAGAGAGTATTGCAATTTGGAGAAGGTAATTTTTTAAGAGCATTTGCTGATTGGATTATACATAAAATGAACCAAGATGACATATTCAATGGATCTATAGTAGTTGTCCAACCGATAGAAGAAGGTCTTGTATCTACGCTAAATGAACAAAATGGATTATATACGTTATTTTTACAAGGTATTAATGAAGGAAAACAAATCAGTTCATGTGAGGTTATATCTTCCATAAGCAGAGGTATCAATCCATACACAGACTATAATGATTACTTGGAAACAGCCAAAAATAAAGATATGCGTTTTATTATATCCAATACTACAGAATCTGGTATCTACCTAGAACCAGAAGATGAATATGCTGGTATACAAAAATCATTTCCTGGAAAGCTTACGAAATGGCTTCATCACCGTTTTAAACATTTTGAAGGAGATATCAATAAAGGTATGATAATAATGCCCTGTGAACTAATTAATCGTAACGGTGACAAATTAAAACAAATCATCCTGGAACTAATAGACATTTGGAAACTGGAAGATAGCTTCAAGGAATGGATTATTAATCATAATGAATTCTGCAATACACTTGTTGACCGTATCGTACCTGGTTATCCCAGAGATCGTATTGAAGAAATCAACAAGAAACTAGGTTATATTGATAGGCTTGTTGTAGAAGGTGAATACTTTCATCTTTGGGTTATTGAAGCCCCTAGCTGGGTAAAAAAAGAATTCCCTGCTGATTTAATCAATCTGAACGTAAAATTTGTGAATGATATGACTTTATATAGAACCCGCAAAGTAAGGATACTTAATGGTGCTCATACTTCATTAGTTCCAGTATCCTACTTATATGGATTAAGAACAGTAAGAGATAGTGTTATGGATGAATCCATAGGTCAATATATCACAGATACTATTTTTGATGAAATTATACCAACTTTATCTTTACCCAAAGCAGAACTAGATAATTTTGCAAATGCAGTAATTGACCGTTTTAAAAATCCATATATCCAACACTACTTGATAAGTATAGCATTGAATTCAATTTCAAAATATAAAACAAGGGTATTACCGTCTCTATTATCATATATAGAAGATAAAAATGAACTTCCACAAAAACTTGTATTTTCATTAGCTAGTTTAATATATTTTTACAAAGGTAATATTGATGGAGAAATCATTCCCCTTAATGATGATAAAGATATTCTAGCTAATTTCAGTAATCTTTGGAATACCTATAAGGCTTCCCAAGAAGATTCCTACGAAATTATTGCATCTACAATCTTATCCAATAAAGCTTATTGGGATATAGATCTAACCCGAATTAACGGTTTAAAAGAATTGGTAGCCTATTATCTTGAGATAATAGATAGACAAGGTATGCAAGAAGCTATAAAAGAGGTGCTGTGA
- a CDS encoding UxaA family hydrolase, with product MKDFIHINKKDNVIVALKDLPKGKNLCEDEWNITLLSNVPKGHKISIKELAAGENIIKYGYPIGKATKNIHSGSHVHINNLKTNLAGTINYSYEPTTVTMDKKVESKTFNGYKRFNSKVGIRNELWIIPTVGCVNGTAEMIVNTFKKSNDTLLIDDICIWKHPFGCSQLGQDHKNTANILRDLAVHPNAGGVLVLGLGCENNTIEEFKKNLLPHDNNRIKFLTIQEVEDEIEEGVSLLEELYETMKQDKRMPMPISDLTIGLKCGGSDGLSGITANPLVGELSDYLVANGGTTVLTEVPEMFGAETILMNRTVNKKTFDDMVNLINGYKKYYLSFDQPIYENPSPGNKAGGISTLEDKSLGCIQKGGNAPVTDVLDYGDIIKSSGLNILSAPGNDLVATTALGSSGCQMVIFTTGRGTPFGSFIPTIKISTNSELYNKKPHWIDFNAGNLIDDRTMEDVLEDLIDYIIDVASGKKVNNEKNYFKEISIFKTGVTL from the coding sequence ATGAAAGACTTCATACATATAAATAAAAAGGATAATGTAATAGTAGCTTTAAAAGATTTGCCCAAAGGCAAGAATCTGTGTGAAGATGAATGGAATATTACACTACTAAGTAATGTTCCAAAAGGTCATAAAATCTCTATTAAGGAATTAGCAGCAGGAGAAAATATAATTAAATATGGATACCCTATTGGAAAAGCCACTAAAAATATTCACAGTGGCTCTCATGTACACATAAATAATCTGAAAACCAACTTAGCTGGAACTATCAATTATTCATATGAGCCAACTACAGTAACTATGGACAAAAAAGTTGAGAGCAAAACCTTTAATGGTTATAAAAGATTTAATAGTAAAGTAGGTATAAGAAATGAACTTTGGATAATCCCAACAGTTGGATGTGTTAATGGAACAGCTGAAATGATAGTTAATACTTTCAAAAAAAGCAATGATACTCTATTAATTGATGATATATGTATATGGAAACATCCTTTTGGCTGCTCTCAATTAGGTCAAGACCATAAAAACACCGCAAATATATTAAGAGATTTGGCTGTACACCCAAATGCTGGTGGTGTACTTGTACTAGGTCTTGGATGCGAGAATAACACTATTGAAGAATTCAAGAAGAACTTATTACCACATGACAATAACAGAATTAAATTTTTAACAATTCAAGAGGTTGAAGATGAAATTGAAGAAGGGGTCAGCCTTTTAGAAGAATTATATGAAACAATGAAACAAGACAAAAGAATGCCTATGCCCATTTCCGATTTGACTATTGGTCTGAAATGTGGTGGTTCTGATGGTCTTTCAGGAATTACAGCTAATCCATTAGTAGGCGAATTATCTGATTATCTAGTGGCTAATGGAGGTACCACTGTTCTAACTGAAGTACCTGAGATGTTTGGAGCAGAAACCATTTTAATGAATCGTACAGTTAATAAAAAAACTTTTGATGACATGGTCAACTTAATCAATGGATACAAAAAATACTACTTAAGCTTTGATCAGCCTATATATGAAAATCCTTCTCCTGGTAATAAAGCAGGTGGTATCTCTACACTTGAAGATAAATCTTTGGGATGCATTCAAAAAGGTGGAAATGCACCAGTAACTGATGTACTTGATTATGGAGATATCATTAAATCAAGTGGTTTAAATATTCTTTCCGCACCTGGTAATGATTTAGTTGCTACCACAGCTCTAGGTTCCAGTGGATGTCAAATGGTAATTTTCACAACAGGTAGAGGTACACCTTTTGGCAGTTTCATACCAACTATTAAAATCTCCACTAATTCAGAATTATATAATAAAAAACCTCATTGGATTGATTTTAATGCTGGAAACTTGATAGATGATAGGACTATGGAAGATGTTTTAGAAGATCTTATTGATTATATAATTGATGTAGCCTCAGGTAAAAAAGTCAACAATGAAAAAAACTATTTCAAAGAAATATCCATCTTTAAAACTGGAGTAACATTATAA
- the nadC gene encoding carboxylating nicotinate-nucleotide diphosphorylase: MVLQHKLDEIIINALEEDMNYGDITTDTLISDDQKSNAILIAKDSGIIAGCEVFSRVFYLMDKEVVIDFHRKDGDLLEQKDIIAHIFGPTKSILKCERTALNIIQKLSGIATMTNSFVNNTNNMPVRIVDTRKTTPGLRALEKYAVRVGGGYNHRFNLSDAVMIKDNHIKAVGSIKKAVEIAKAKIPHTMKVEIEVENLDGLKEALNAEADIIMLDNMTIDMMKEAVSIAKGKALLEASGNVDLDRVKEIAETGVDIISVGALTHSVKAMDISMKFC; this comes from the coding sequence ATGGTTTTACAGCATAAACTTGATGAAATAATTATTAACGCCCTAGAGGAAGATATGAATTATGGTGACATAACTACTGATACACTAATAAGTGATGACCAAAAAAGTAATGCTATATTAATTGCTAAAGACAGTGGCATTATTGCTGGATGTGAAGTGTTTTCTAGAGTTTTTTACTTGATGGATAAGGAGGTTGTAATAGATTTTCATAGAAAAGATGGAGATCTTCTTGAACAGAAAGATATTATTGCTCATATTTTTGGTCCTACAAAAAGTATACTCAAATGTGAGAGAACGGCACTTAATATAATACAAAAACTTTCAGGAATTGCTACGATGACTAATAGTTTTGTTAATAACACTAATAATATGCCTGTAAGAATTGTTGATACAAGAAAAACAACACCTGGTCTAAGGGCATTAGAAAAATATGCTGTTAGGGTAGGTGGAGGTTATAACCATAGATTTAATTTATCTGATGCAGTCATGATAAAAGACAATCACATTAAAGCTGTAGGCAGTATAAAAAAAGCTGTAGAAATTGCCAAAGCCAAAATTCCTCATACAATGAAAGTTGAAATAGAAGTAGAAAATCTAGATGGATTAAAAGAAGCTCTTAACGCAGAAGCTGATATTATAATGTTGGATAATATGACTATAGACATGATGAAAGAAGCGGTTTCCATTGCAAAAGGGAAAGCTCTATTAGAAGCCTCTGGGAATGTAGATTTAGATAGAGTAAAAGAAATAGCTGAAACTGGTGTAGATATAATATCAGTAGGTGCATTAACCCATTCAGTAAAGGCTATGGATATTAGTATGAAATTTTGCTGA
- a CDS encoding L-aspartate oxidase, with protein MREYIIPFDTNNTPKEYTDVVIVGCGIAGLYTALMLPSDIDVTIVAKEPYKETNSYLAQGGIAAPCDKFNDTKEMFFNDTMVCGRGESDTEAVNILVNEAMDNIIQLEKLGVKFDKDDNGFLLGKEGAHSVSRIVRSGDSTGKSVMEALYHLAKSRENINIRENIFVIDILTYANKSTGILILDDGRVKSIFSKYTIINTGGIGNLFEQTTNAKGINGDGIAMILRANGIVRNMSYLQFHPTVFYNNSSLKQSFLISEAVRGEGALLYNERGERFMEKVHPMKELAPRDIVSLAIMQQIKKQITPCVYLDITHWNEEALKLRFPTIFGFCQRNNINMAENLVPVAPRMHYFMGGIKVDINGKTSIKNLYACGECSCTGVHGKNRLASNSLLEAIVFGRRIARNIKENIYDIIDNDKDIRIVNVDSSYKIMEDEHTIAKWMGQYFGIDRTIAKVKQLENKINKAYCNAKKTNIICREEIEKVNMISVIKAIINDDLNKKITKKTNLN; from the coding sequence ATGAGAGAATATATAATTCCTTTTGATACGAATAATACACCTAAAGAATATACTGATGTAGTTATAGTTGGTTGTGGGATAGCTGGGTTGTATACAGCCTTGATGTTACCTTCTGATATAGATGTTACAATAGTTGCAAAGGAACCTTATAAAGAAACAAATTCATATTTGGCTCAAGGAGGAATAGCTGCGCCTTGTGATAAGTTTAATGATACCAAAGAAATGTTTTTTAATGATACCATGGTATGTGGTAGAGGCGAATCTGATACGGAAGCTGTTAATATACTGGTTAATGAAGCCATGGATAACATAATACAGTTAGAAAAATTAGGAGTCAAATTTGATAAAGATGATAATGGATTCCTATTGGGAAAAGAAGGTGCTCATAGTGTATCAAGGATTGTCAGGTCAGGAGACTCTACAGGAAAATCTGTTATGGAAGCCCTATATCATCTGGCTAAAAGCAGAGAAAATATTAATATTAGAGAAAATATATTTGTGATAGATATACTGACATATGCTAATAAGAGTACAGGTATTCTGATATTGGATGATGGAAGGGTAAAATCAATCTTTTCAAAGTATACTATTATCAATACAGGTGGAATAGGTAATTTGTTTGAACAGACCACTAATGCCAAAGGTATTAATGGAGATGGTATTGCTATGATACTACGTGCTAACGGAATTGTCAGGAATATGTCATATCTGCAATTCCATCCCACTGTGTTTTACAATAATAGTTCTTTAAAACAAAGTTTCCTTATATCAGAAGCAGTAAGAGGCGAAGGAGCTTTATTGTATAATGAAAGAGGAGAACGTTTTATGGAGAAAGTACATCCAATGAAAGAACTGGCTCCTAGAGATATAGTTTCATTAGCCATAATGCAGCAAATCAAAAAACAAATAACACCCTGTGTATATCTGGATATAACTCATTGGAATGAAGAAGCTCTAAAATTACGTTTTCCAACCATTTTTGGATTCTGTCAAAGAAATAATATAAATATGGCAGAGAACTTAGTACCGGTTGCTCCTAGGATGCATTATTTTATGGGAGGAATAAAGGTGGATATCAACGGAAAGACTTCAATAAAAAATCTATATGCTTGTGGGGAATGTTCATGCACAGGTGTTCATGGTAAAAATAGATTAGCCAGTAACTCTCTATTAGAAGCAATAGTTTTTGGAAGAAGGATAGCAAGGAATATCAAGGAAAATATTTATGATATCATAGATAATGATAAGGATATTAGAATAGTTAATGTAGATAGTTCTTATAAAATTATGGAAGATGAGCATACAATAGCAAAATGGATGGGACAGTATTTTGGCATTGATAGGACTATTGCTAAGGTTAAGCAACTTGAAAATAAGATTAACAAGGCTTACTGTAATGCTAAAAAAACTAATATTATATGTAGGGAAGAAATTGAAAAAGTAAATATGATTTCAGTGATAAAAGCAATCATAAACGATGATCTGAATAAAAAGATAACTAAAAAAACAAACTTGAATTAA
- the nadA gene encoding quinolinate synthase NadA — protein MKENLKAKLIELKKEKNAVILAHNYQLDEIQEVADYIGDSLALSKIAMSVKEDVIVFCGVKFMAETAKILSPDKKVILPVIEAGCPMADMVTAEELRNVKKDYPEAAVVCYVNSSAEVKAESDICCTSSNAINVVDSIKSDQILFVPDQNLGSYVAEQIKDKEVILWQGFCIVHNRVTSQNLLHIKEKYQFAPVLVHPECRPEIVEQADFIGSTSEIIREVKKLKDKKIIIGTEKGILYTLKKQNPDKDFILLSEKLTCMNMKKTTLKDVISSLENETNIIEVDESVRKKAYDALKKMILL, from the coding sequence ATGAAAGAAAATTTGAAAGCAAAATTGATTGAATTGAAGAAAGAAAAGAATGCAGTCATTCTAGCCCATAATTATCAACTGGATGAAATACAAGAAGTTGCCGATTACATAGGAGATTCTTTAGCGTTATCAAAGATAGCTATGAGTGTAAAGGAAGATGTAATAGTCTTCTGCGGTGTCAAATTCATGGCTGAAACTGCAAAGATACTTTCACCTGATAAAAAAGTGATACTGCCTGTAATAGAAGCAGGATGTCCTATGGCTGATATGGTAACAGCTGAAGAATTACGTAATGTAAAAAAGGATTATCCAGAAGCTGCTGTAGTATGTTATGTCAATTCATCAGCAGAAGTAAAAGCTGAGAGTGATATATGCTGTACTTCATCAAATGCAATAAATGTTGTTGATAGCATTAAATCCGATCAAATATTATTTGTACCAGATCAAAACCTGGGATCATATGTTGCAGAGCAAATAAAGGATAAAGAAGTGATTCTGTGGCAGGGTTTTTGTATTGTACATAATAGAGTAACTAGCCAAAATCTACTACATATAAAAGAAAAATACCAATTTGCTCCTGTATTGGTACACCCTGAATGTAGACCTGAGATTGTAGAACAAGCTGATTTTATAGGTAGTACCTCAGAGATAATAAGAGAAGTCAAGAAACTAAAAGACAAAAAGATTATTATAGGAACGGAAAAAGGCATTTTATATACCCTGAAAAAACAAAATCCTGATAAAGACTTCATATTATTATCAGAGAAGTTAACTTGCATGAATATGAAAAAAACAACGCTAAAAGATGTAATTTCCTCTTTAGAAAATGAAACTAATATTATTGAGGTGGATGAGAGCGTAAGAAAAAAAGCATATGATGCTCTAAAAAAAATGATTTTATTATAG